A stretch of the Desulfobacter sp. genome encodes the following:
- the fdnG gene encoding formate dehydrogenase-N subunit alpha — MELNRRDFIKISGVTAAGVAVSGLGFDLKPIKSHAQMLKTQYAKETTTICCYCAVGCGAIVHTSNRGDGRVINIEGDPDHVINRGALCSKGASIKQLVENEKRLTEPMYRAPHSDKWEKVSWDWALKTIAKRVKETRDKGFEAKNSKGQVVNRVTNMASVGSAAMDNEECWIYQALMRSLGLVYVEHQARIUHSATVAALAESFGRGAMTNHWIDIKNSDCILIMGSNAAENHPISFKYVTKAMEKGAKLINVDPRFTRTSAKADIYTSLRSGTDIAFLGGMIKYILENNLYNEEYTAAYTNAPFIVGKAFGFEDGLFSGYKPSKQGPSTGSYDKSKWAFEMDGKGIPKKDRTLKHKRSVFQLLKKHYDRYDLDKVSMVTGTPKKDLLTVYKTYAESGARGKAGTIMYAMGWTQHTVGTQIIRTMAMIQLLLGNMGVAGGGVNALRGESNVQGSTDHCLLWHIWPGYLKTARASNTSLAAYNKKWTPKSQDPLSANWWQNYPKYSVSLLKSFFGDKATPKNEFGYNWLPKVDDDKVYSWFDLFDAMYKDKINGFFAWGQNPACSGSNASKIRKSMTRLDWMVNVNLFDNETGSFWKGPGMDPKEIKTEVFMLPACVSVEKEGSITNSGRWMQWRYQGPKPMGNSLPDGDIIMHLGHLIKKEYARGGKFPDPIKNLKWDYETNGIYDPHKAAKEINGYFVKDTKVKGKVYKKGTLVPSFAFLQADGSTSSGNWLYCNSYTEKGNMAARRSNKDAVNKIGLYPEFAWCWPVNRRIIYNRASVDPKGQPWDEKNWVVRFEGEVKNGKYVSKKWTGDVPDGGWYPMENPDGSKRSDSKHPFIMRKHGHGQIFGPGRADGPFPEHYEPLECPVEKNYFSSQMINPTAVVYATKDDQHATCDPRFPFVGTTYRVSEHWQTGLMTRPQEWLMELHPNVFVEMSEELAKLRGIENGERVNVSSARASLECTAIVTKRFKPFKIGYATVHQVGIPWHYGWRWPATGTEESANLLTPPAGDPNTRIPETKAFMVNVTKL, encoded by the coding sequence ATGGAACTCAACAGACGAGATTTTATCAAAATTTCAGGGGTTACGGCAGCCGGGGTGGCGGTCAGCGGCCTTGGATTTGACCTTAAACCGATTAAATCCCACGCCCAGATGCTCAAAACCCAGTATGCCAAGGAAACCACCACCATCTGCTGCTATTGTGCAGTCGGTTGCGGTGCCATTGTTCATACAAGTAACCGAGGAGACGGCAGGGTCATCAACATTGAAGGGGACCCCGACCATGTCATTAACCGGGGTGCGCTCTGCTCCAAAGGAGCATCCATCAAACAATTGGTGGAAAACGAAAAACGTCTTACCGAACCCATGTACCGGGCACCCCATTCAGATAAATGGGAAAAGGTCTCTTGGGACTGGGCCTTGAAAACCATTGCAAAACGGGTCAAAGAGACTCGCGACAAAGGATTTGAAGCCAAAAACAGCAAGGGCCAGGTGGTCAACCGGGTCACCAACATGGCCTCTGTGGGATCGGCAGCCATGGACAATGAAGAATGCTGGATTTACCAGGCCCTGATGCGTTCTTTAGGCCTGGTCTATGTCGAACACCAGGCCAGGATCTGACACAGCGCAACTGTAGCGGCTCTGGCAGAGTCGTTTGGACGCGGTGCAATGACCAACCACTGGATTGATATCAAAAATTCAGACTGTATTTTAATCATGGGCTCCAATGCAGCTGAAAATCATCCCATCTCATTTAAATATGTGACAAAGGCCATGGAAAAAGGGGCCAAACTCATCAATGTGGACCCAAGGTTCACAAGAACCTCGGCCAAGGCAGATATTTATACAAGCCTTAGGTCCGGCACAGATATCGCTTTTTTAGGCGGGATGATAAAATACATTTTAGAAAACAACCTCTATAACGAGGAATACACGGCCGCCTATACCAATGCCCCCTTTATTGTGGGCAAAGCCTTTGGGTTTGAGGACGGTCTGTTTTCCGGGTACAAGCCTTCTAAACAAGGCCCTTCCACAGGCTCCTATGACAAATCCAAATGGGCCTTTGAAATGGACGGCAAGGGTATCCCCAAAAAAGACAGAACCCTGAAACACAAACGCTCTGTGTTCCAGCTTTTAAAAAAGCACTATGACCGGTATGATCTGGACAAGGTCTCCATGGTGACCGGAACCCCGAAAAAAGATCTGCTCACGGTATACAAGACCTATGCAGAATCCGGAGCAAGGGGCAAGGCCGGAACCATCATGTATGCCATGGGCTGGACCCAGCATACCGTGGGCACCCAGATTATCCGGACCATGGCCATGATCCAGCTTCTGTTGGGAAATATGGGCGTGGCCGGGGGCGGAGTCAACGCCCTGAGAGGGGAATCCAATGTCCAGGGGTCCACAGACCATTGCCTGCTCTGGCATATCTGGCCGGGGTATCTTAAGACAGCAAGGGCTTCCAACACAAGCCTTGCCGCCTATAATAAAAAATGGACCCCTAAGAGTCAGGATCCCCTGTCTGCCAACTGGTGGCAGAACTATCCCAAATATTCGGTGAGCCTGCTCAAATCCTTTTTCGGTGACAAGGCTACCCCGAAAAATGAGTTTGGATACAATTGGCTGCCCAAGGTGGATGACGACAAAGTCTATTCCTGGTTTGATCTTTTTGATGCCATGTACAAGGATAAAATCAACGGATTTTTTGCCTGGGGCCAGAATCCTGCCTGCTCAGGCTCCAACGCCTCCAAGATCAGAAAATCAATGACCCGGCTTGACTGGATGGTCAATGTCAATTTATTTGACAATGAAACCGGCTCCTTCTGGAAGGGACCCGGCATGGATCCCAAAGAGATTAAGACCGAGGTCTTCATGCTTCCGGCCTGTGTATCCGTTGAAAAAGAAGGTTCCATCACCAATTCGGGCCGGTGGATGCAATGGCGGTACCAGGGTCCGAAACCCATGGGCAACAGCTTGCCTGACGGGGATATCATCATGCACCTTGGCCATTTGATCAAAAAAGAATATGCCCGAGGCGGCAAATTCCCCGACCCCATTAAAAATCTTAAATGGGACTATGAAACCAACGGGATCTATGACCCCCATAAAGCAGCCAAGGAGATCAACGGGTATTTTGTCAAAGATACCAAGGTCAAGGGCAAGGTGTATAAAAAAGGCACCCTGGTCCCCTCTTTTGCCTTTCTCCAGGCAGACGGCTCCACCTCCTCGGGCAACTGGCTCTATTGCAACTCCTATACGGAAAAAGGCAATATGGCAGCCCGTCGCTCCAACAAGGATGCGGTCAATAAAATCGGGCTTTATCCTGAATTTGCCTGGTGCTGGCCGGTCAACCGCCGCATCATTTATAACCGGGCCTCTGTGGATCCCAAAGGCCAGCCCTGGGATGAAAAAAACTGGGTGGTCAGATTTGAAGGAGAGGTTAAAAACGGAAAATACGTATCCAAAAAATGGACAGGAGACGTGCCTGACGGCGGCTGGTACCCCATGGAAAATCCGGACGGGTCCAAACGAAGCGACTCCAAACACCCCTTTATCATGAGAAAGCACGGCCATGGTCAGATATTTGGGCCGGGACGGGCTGACGGTCCTTTTCCCGAGCATTACGAACCCTTGGAATGCCCGGTGGAAAAAAATTATTTTTCCTCCCAGATGATCAACCCCACAGCCGTGGTCTACGCCACCAAAGATGACCAGCATGCCACCTGTGACCCCAGATTCCCCTTTGTGGGCACCACCTACAGGGTCAGCGAACATTGGCAGACAGGTCTGATGACCCGGCCCCAGGAATGGCTCATGGAACTTCACCCCAACGTATTTGTGGAGATGAGCGAGGAGCTGGCCAAACTCAGGGGCATTGAAAACGGAGAACGGGTCAATGTTTCATCTGCCCGGGCATCCCTGGAATGTACAGCCATTGTCACCAAGCGGTTCAAACCCTTTAAGATCGGGTATGCCACGGTCCATCAGGTGGGTATCCCCTGGCATTACGGATGGCGCTGGCCCGCCACAGGCACAGAGGAAAGTGCCAACCTGCTCACACCACCGGCCGGGGACCCCAACACACGAATTCCCGAAACCAAAGCCTTTATGGTCAACGTGACAAAGCTGTAA
- a CDS encoding response regulator, translating into MKKGKSTIRTISGTAAQACSDAFRGEIHLNLYLLYHDAVDREKVDDRLASLERNIAKLDRLTKRSKVRELFESLESWAMRVPGTVSNLFLSNDQEMNKGGSFDFSEHKAQILNAYSVFSHVRKLGVKLNGQALDMETEARKNAREAAQKRRGYFYSAIIVIFGCILVLGVLWIQAYASLVREIQQRKNADAALRQSEQKVQILHGQTEQLSLAAAQVISMGDKALVSQKICNAIVAYSDYQRVIISLFKDEFPFREIVGFAGIGKEQVERLRRIEFSRDWYNDVFDQGIPVGRCSYYIPQTMKHLLNQEATCFGKGPVPEKNNAWHPEDNLFVRMNDEKGEFIGVISVDDSKSGEIPSARTIRPLEIFSSLISQIIILKREQERREKMEAQLNQAVKMESIGTLAGGIAHDFNNILGIILGNTELGLGKIANDHPSHKNLSEIKNASLRAADIVRQLLSFSSKTEPVLNPIDIVPLIHDTLKFMRSSIPSTVDIKQMIIPKMAVVMADPVQINRILMNLCINAFQAMPDEKGVIEVTARVIEILEKDALSMNGVFPGFYLRIRVSDSGQGIDPDILDRIFDPYFTTKDVGKGSGMGLSVVVGIVKAHNGEIQVDSTPGQGSQFSVYLPLVFSPPQNLSEGEKKIPGPGHEHILFVDDDPAITDMYATLLNRLGYRTKVSNHPLKALALFKAAPDQFDLVITDMTMPSMTGAELAKAILDITKDLPIIICTGHSDLLDEAAAIELGVAAYVTKPITCQKMASTIRQVLESGRSSVHP; encoded by the coding sequence TTGAAGAAGGGGAAATCCACTATTAGGACCATTTCAGGCACTGCTGCCCAGGCCTGTTCAGATGCGTTCCGGGGGGAAATTCATCTGAATTTGTACTTGTTGTATCATGATGCGGTGGATCGTGAAAAAGTAGATGACCGATTGGCCTCCCTTGAACGCAACATTGCAAAATTGGACCGGCTGACCAAAAGATCCAAGGTCAGAGAATTGTTCGAATCCCTTGAATCCTGGGCCATGAGAGTTCCGGGAACGGTTTCTAACCTTTTTTTATCCAATGACCAGGAAATGAACAAGGGCGGCTCATTTGATTTTTCAGAGCACAAAGCTCAGATTTTAAACGCCTATTCTGTCTTTTCCCATGTTCGAAAATTAGGGGTGAAACTTAATGGCCAGGCATTGGACATGGAAACTGAGGCCAGGAAAAACGCCCGGGAAGCGGCCCAAAAGCGGCGGGGATATTTTTATTCTGCCATTATTGTTATCTTTGGCTGTATTCTGGTCTTGGGGGTTTTATGGATCCAGGCCTATGCCTCCCTGGTTCGGGAGATACAGCAGCGTAAAAATGCAGATGCCGCCCTGAGGCAAAGCGAACAAAAGGTTCAGATCCTCCATGGGCAGACCGAACAATTGAGCCTGGCTGCAGCCCAGGTGATTTCAATGGGGGACAAGGCGCTTGTCTCCCAAAAAATTTGCAATGCCATTGTGGCCTATTCAGATTATCAGCGGGTGATTATTTCCCTGTTCAAGGATGAGTTTCCCTTTCGGGAGATTGTTGGGTTCGCGGGCATTGGCAAAGAACAGGTTGAGCGGCTGAGGAGGATTGAATTTTCCAGAGACTGGTACAACGACGTGTTTGACCAGGGAATTCCTGTTGGCCGGTGTAGCTATTATATTCCCCAGACAATGAAACATCTGTTGAATCAGGAGGCCACCTGTTTCGGGAAAGGCCCTGTGCCGGAAAAGAACAATGCCTGGCACCCTGAGGACAATCTTTTTGTACGGATGAATGATGAAAAAGGGGAATTTATCGGGGTGATTTCCGTGGATGATTCAAAATCCGGAGAAATTCCCAGTGCCCGGACCATACGCCCTTTGGAAATATTTTCAAGCCTGATTTCCCAGATCATCATACTCAAGCGGGAACAGGAGAGGCGTGAAAAAATGGAAGCCCAGCTTAACCAGGCCGTTAAAATGGAATCCATCGGCACCCTGGCCGGGGGGATTGCCCATGATTTCAACAATATCCTTGGCATTATTCTGGGCAATACCGAGTTGGGCCTGGGCAAGATCGCCAATGACCATCCCTCCCATAAGAATTTATCAGAAATCAAAAATGCAAGTTTGAGAGCCGCAGACATTGTCCGGCAGTTATTGAGTTTTTCAAGCAAAACTGAACCTGTGCTGAACCCCATAGATATTGTTCCCCTGATTCATGATACCTTAAAATTCATGCGGTCGAGCATTCCGTCCACCGTGGATATCAAGCAAATGATAATACCCAAGATGGCCGTTGTCATGGCTGATCCTGTCCAGATCAACCGCATTCTTATGAATCTTTGTATTAATGCCTTTCAGGCCATGCCCGATGAAAAGGGTGTCATAGAGGTCACAGCCCGTGTGATTGAGATTTTGGAAAAGGATGCGTTGTCCATGAACGGGGTTTTCCCCGGGTTCTATCTAAGGATTCGGGTTTCAGATTCAGGCCAGGGCATTGATCCGGATATCCTGGACCGGATTTTTGATCCGTATTTTACCACCAAAGATGTGGGCAAGGGATCTGGCATGGGCCTGTCTGTGGTGGTCGGTATTGTCAAGGCCCACAATGGTGAGATCCAGGTGGACAGCACACCGGGGCAGGGCTCTCAATTTTCAGTTTACCTGCCGTTGGTATTTTCTCCGCCCCAAAATTTGTCGGAAGGGGAGAAAAAAATACCAGGCCCGGGCCACGAACATATTTTATTTGTGGATGATGATCCTGCCATCACGGACATGTATGCAACGCTTCTCAATCGCCTGGGGTACAGGACAAAAGTATCAAACCATCCATTAAAGGCCCTGGCCCTGTTTAAGGCCGCACCTGACCAGTTTGACCTGGTGATTACAGATATGACCATGCCCTCAATGACCGGTGCGGAACTGGCCAAGGCAATTCTGGACATTACCAAAGATCTGCCCATTATTATTTGCACCGGACATTCTGACCTCCTGGATGAGGCTGCTGCCATTGAGCTTGGGGTCGCAGCCTATGTGACCAAGCCCATTACCTGCCAGAAGATGGCCTCGACCATTCGTCAGGTTCTCGAATCAGGCAGGTCCTCTGTTCACCCATGA
- a CDS encoding PAS domain-containing protein: protein MKLYIHMINYWENAIPDIKESKFFNQLNFISMTRDSDYDLTTLAEESDISVVFIDEHEQGCLKKIAKIAKTKINMDIIAAVDLDHTDTGIQALQSGASDFLILPCSCSTFEFYINRALERIYMHQHICFNDNCYKSRFARSQQNYQQLFNEVPCFVFVQDGDYHITDANRKFEEYFGHHIGEYCFGICKNRDEPCRECPVQKTIKDGTNQSSEMEIISSDGVKHAVLCYTAPIRDDNGEVSQALVVLMDITEARRLEDHLTSLGFMIGSISHGIKGLLTSLDGGLYLMETGFDSQRMEKVKEGYLMTKDMTSRIKKLVLDILYYTKTRSLEWEKVSCKNFLEETLGLVAMKAYKKGIVLDKKFETLVNDDIFEIDKNSLQTALVNILENGIEACIDDRESEDKVHTILFQARVDKEKVLFRIQDNGQGMDKSTLKNIFTIFFSSKGNKGTGLGLFIANKVINQHRGEIKVVSTKNRGSKFIIKIPRSVPITARNIRGLPSY from the coding sequence ATGAAGCTTTATATTCATATGATCAACTATTGGGAAAATGCCATTCCTGATATTAAAGAATCAAAATTTTTTAACCAGCTCAACTTTATATCCATGACCCGTGACTCAGATTATGATCTGACAACCCTTGCAGAAGAAAGCGATATTTCAGTTGTCTTTATTGACGAGCACGAACAAGGGTGCCTAAAAAAAATTGCCAAAATCGCCAAAACCAAGATCAACATGGACATCATTGCAGCCGTTGACCTTGATCATACCGACACCGGCATTCAAGCATTGCAGAGCGGGGCATCGGATTTTCTCATTCTGCCCTGTTCCTGTTCAACCTTTGAGTTTTACATCAACCGTGCCCTGGAACGCATTTATATGCACCAGCATATCTGTTTTAACGATAACTGCTATAAAAGCCGGTTTGCAAGGTCCCAGCAAAATTACCAGCAATTGTTCAACGAGGTGCCCTGTTTTGTTTTTGTTCAGGACGGAGATTACCATATCACAGACGCCAACCGTAAATTTGAAGAGTACTTTGGCCATCATATCGGGGAATATTGCTTTGGAATCTGCAAAAACAGGGATGAACCCTGCCGGGAGTGCCCGGTACAAAAAACCATTAAGGACGGGACCAATCAATCCTCTGAAATGGAAATCATATCTTCGGACGGGGTAAAACATGCCGTCCTTTGCTATACCGCCCCCATCAGGGATGATAACGGAGAGGTCTCCCAGGCCCTGGTGGTGCTCATGGATATCACAGAAGCCCGCAGACTAGAAGACCATCTCACCTCCCTGGGATTTATGATCGGATCCATTTCCCACGGCATCAAGGGGTTGCTCACCAGCCTGGACGGAGGTCTTTATCTCATGGAAACCGGATTTGATTCCCAGCGCATGGAAAAGGTAAAGGAAGGGTATCTTATGACCAAGGATATGACTTCCAGAATCAAAAAACTGGTGCTGGACATCCTTTATTATACCAAAACCAGATCCCTGGAATGGGAAAAGGTGTCATGCAAAAATTTTTTGGAAGAAACCCTGGGACTTGTGGCCATGAAAGCCTACAAAAAAGGGATTGTACTGGACAAAAAATTTGAGACCCTGGTGAATGACGATATTTTTGAAATTGATAAAAACAGCCTCCAGACCGCCTTGGTCAATATTCTTGAAAACGGAATTGAAGCCTGTATTGATGACCGTGAATCTGAGGACAAAGTCCATACCATCCTTTTCCAGGCCCGGGTGGACAAAGAAAAGGTATTGTTCCGCATTCAGGATAACGGCCAGGGAATGGACAAATCCACCTTGAAAAATATTTTCACCATCTTTTTTTCATCCAAGGGAAACAAGGGTACAGGTTTAGGCCTGTTCATCGCAAACAAGGTCATCAACCAGCACAGGGGAGAAATTAAAGTTGTGTCCACCAAAAACCGGGGCAGTAAATTTATTATTAAAATTCCAAGATCTGTTCCCATTACCGCCCGGAATATCAGAGGACTGCCTTCATATTAA
- a CDS encoding helix-turn-helix transcriptional regulator yields MMENKVDILLQRLMTSTGISSQSELAKELGINRSGITHARNKNHIPDNWIVKLFRRFRVNPEWVDTGNGPVFYDGGQTETGGGVDFKQIPKVAARLSAGTGSFECDQEVSEFLSFPTPWLSRKGSAASMVAMEVFGQSMEPLIREGDTVLIDQSQTKIMAGAIYAVGVDDTILVKRLEKHPDALVLCSDNTDFQPIYLDAHALDKVRVLGRVIWSSREYR; encoded by the coding sequence ATTATGGAAAATAAAGTTGACATATTATTGCAACGTCTCATGACATCCACTGGAATTTCTTCCCAGTCCGAGCTTGCCAAAGAACTTGGGATCAACCGTTCGGGCATCACCCACGCCAGAAACAAAAATCATATCCCTGATAATTGGATTGTCAAGCTGTTCAGGCGGTTCAGAGTGAATCCCGAATGGGTGGACACGGGAAACGGTCCAGTGTTTTATGATGGCGGGCAAACAGAGACTGGCGGGGGAGTGGATTTCAAGCAGATCCCCAAGGTGGCAGCAAGGCTTTCTGCCGGAACCGGTTCTTTTGAGTGCGATCAGGAGGTCTCTGAATTTCTTTCTTTTCCGACACCTTGGCTTTCCCGCAAAGGGTCGGCAGCCTCAATGGTGGCCATGGAGGTGTTTGGCCAGAGCATGGAGCCCCTTATCCGTGAAGGAGACACCGTTCTTATTGACCAGTCCCAGACTAAAATTATGGCAGGGGCCATTTATGCGGTGGGTGTGGATGATACCATCCTGGTCAAGCGTCTTGAAAAACATCCTGATGCCCTCGTACTCTGTAGTGATAATACCGACTTTCAGCCCATTTATCTGGATGCCCATGCATTGGATAAGGTCAGGGTTTTGGGCCGGGTGATTTGGAGCAGCAGGGAATACCGGTAA
- a CDS encoding IS6 family transposase — MKNENPFKWRHYEKEIILLNVRWYLRYQLSYRNLEEMMQERGLSVDHSTIYRWVQRYAPEMEKRSRKYLRQSNDSYRIDETYIKVRGKMKYLYRAVDSRGNTIDFLLRSRRNMESAKRFFKKMLRASNSSRPRVLSVDGNPAYPPAVKALKEKKLLNKDCILRQNKYLNNIIEQDHRFIKKLVRAGMGFKTFHSAWRTLKGYEIMNMIRKGQVKNIRKGEILKQKEFVENLFSYAA; from the coding sequence ATGAAAAATGAAAACCCTTTCAAGTGGCGTCATTATGAAAAAGAAATCATCCTGTTGAATGTTCGCTGGTATCTGAGATATCAATTGAGTTACAGGAATCTGGAAGAGATGATGCAAGAACGGGGCTTATCTGTGGATCACAGTACCATTTACCGATGGGTTCAGCGCTATGCTCCTGAAATGGAAAAGCGAAGCAGGAAGTATCTGCGGCAATCAAATGATTCTTACCGTATTGATGAAACATATATCAAGGTGCGGGGGAAAATGAAGTATCTTTACCGAGCGGTCGATTCCCGTGGAAATACCATCGATTTTCTTCTTCGCAGCAGACGTAATATGGAATCTGCCAAACGATTTTTTAAAAAGATGCTGCGAGCTTCCAATAGCTCCAGACCTCGGGTTCTGAGTGTTGACGGAAATCCTGCATATCCTCCGGCAGTAAAGGCTTTGAAAGAAAAAAAGCTTCTGAATAAGGACTGTATCCTAAGACAGAATAAATATCTGAACAATATTATTGAGCAAGACCACCGGTTTATCAAAAAGCTTGTCAGAGCTGGTATGGGGTTCAAGACATTTCATTCTGCCTGGCGGACGCTAAAAGGCTATGAAATTATGAACATGATCAGAAAAGGACAAGTTAAAAATATCAGGAAGGGAGAAATTTTAAAGCAGAAAGAATTCGTCGAAAATCTGTTTTCTTATGCTGCGTAA
- a CDS encoding potassium transporter, translated as METIWIIGAGQFGLRAAKWLFNQEKKYEVTLVDLDENALVRATALGCSVTACDGSIFLNEHLTKTHGPDWIVPALPVHLAWEWSVLKMGETRLTPVLLPQEIDPLLPNPMRGAQTQIYVSHADFICPPNCNEPDDKCTKTGKPRKEDMFTLLSKIDLLGIQPFVIQSCQLGPGVGGYRPNVLFDLLDRLCDHQGPCFVATACRCHGVVSGGQVIS; from the coding sequence ATGGAAACCATATGGATCATTGGTGCAGGGCAGTTTGGACTTCGGGCGGCCAAATGGCTTTTTAACCAGGAAAAAAAATATGAGGTCACCCTGGTGGACCTGGATGAAAACGCGCTTGTGCGGGCAACGGCATTGGGATGCTCGGTCACGGCCTGTGACGGCAGCATTTTTTTGAATGAGCATCTGACCAAGACCCATGGGCCAGACTGGATTGTGCCGGCCCTGCCGGTTCACCTTGCCTGGGAATGGTCTGTGTTGAAAATGGGAGAAACAAGACTGACCCCTGTTCTTTTACCCCAGGAGATTGACCCGCTTTTGCCCAATCCCATGCGCGGGGCCCAGACCCAGATTTATGTCAGCCATGCTGATTTTATCTGCCCGCCGAACTGCAATGAGCCGGACGATAAATGCACCAAAACAGGAAAACCGCGAAAAGAGGATATGTTTACCCTTCTGTCTAAAATAGATCTTTTGGGGATTCAACCCTTTGTGATTCAAAGTTGTCAGCTTGGCCCGGGGGTGGGGGGATATCGTCCCAACGTTTTGTTTGATCTTCTGGACAGGCTTTGTGACCACCAGGGGCCTTGTTTTGTGGCCACGGCCTGCCGCTGCCACGGGGTGGTCTCAGGGGGACAGGTCATTTCTTGA
- a CDS encoding MerR family transcriptional regulator, whose translation MPPKVPKRLTISQIADQLDVSTRTIRFYEEKGLILPQRKKGNQRIYPPRNKARLKLILRGKRFGFRLEEIAQMISMADTVPDELDQIEKSLAFGEAKLEQIRERKKELSLLELDILATRKKLVNRKKQIEKAGQTPL comes from the coding sequence ATGCCCCCCAAAGTGCCCAAGCGTCTCACCATTTCCCAGATCGCTGACCAATTGGACGTTTCCACCCGGACCATCCGGTTTTACGAGGAAAAAGGATTGATCCTGCCCCAGAGGAAAAAGGGAAATCAACGGATCTACCCCCCCCGGAACAAGGCCAGGCTCAAACTGATCCTCCGGGGAAAGCGGTTCGGATTCAGGCTTGAAGAAATCGCCCAGATGATCAGCATGGCCGACACCGTGCCGGATGAACTCGACCAGATTGAAAAAAGCCTGGCCTTTGGCGAGGCAAAACTGGAACAGATCCGGGAAAGGAAAAAAGAACTGTCATTGTTGGAGCTTGATATTCTGGCCACCCGGAAAAAGCTGGTCAACCGGAAAAAACAGATTGAAAAAGCAGGCCAGACTCCCCTTTAA
- a CDS encoding IS6 family transposase — MKNENPFKWRHYQKEIILLNVRWYLRYQLSYRNLEEMMQERGLSVDHSTIYRWVQRYAPEMEKRSRKYLRQSNDSYRIDETYIKVRGKMKYLYRAVDSRGNTIDFLLRSRRNMESAKRFFKKMLRASNSSRPRVLSVDGNPAYPPAVKALKEKKLLNKDCILRQNKYLNNIIEQDHRFIKKLVRAGMGFKTFHSAWRTLKGYEIMNMIRKGQVKNIRKGEILKQKEFVENLFSYAA; from the coding sequence ATGAAAAATGAAAACCCTTTCAAGTGGCGTCATTATCAAAAAGAAATCATCCTGTTAAATGTTCGCTGGTATCTGAGATATCAACTGAGTTACAGGAATCTGGAAGAGATGATGCAAGAACGGGGCTTGTCTGTGGATCACAGTACCATTTACCGATGGGTTCAGCGCTATGCTCCTGAAATGGAAAAGCGAAGCAGGAAGTATCTGCGGCAATCAAATGATTCTTACCGTATTGATGAAACATATATCAAGGTGCGGGGGAAAATGAAGTATCTTTACCGAGCGGTCGATTCCCGTGGAAATACCATCGATTTTCTTCTTCGCAGCAGACGTAATATGGAATCTGCCAAACGATTTTTTAAAAAGATGCTGCGAGCTTCCAATAGCTCCAGACCTCGGGTTCTGAGTGTTGACGGAAATCCTGCATATCCTCCGGCAGTAAAGGCTTTGAAAGAAAAAAAGCTTCTGAATAAGGACTGTATCCTAAGACAGAATAAATATCTGAACAATATTATTGAGCAAGACCACCGGTTTATCAAAAAGCTTGTCAGAGCTGGTATGGGGTTCAAGACATTTCATTCTGCCTGGCGGACGCTAAAAGGCTATGAAATTATGAACATGATCAGAAAAGGACAAGTTAAAAATATCAGGAAGGGAGAAATTTTAAAGCAGAAAGAATTCGTCGAAAATCTGTTTTCTTATGCTGCGTAA